The nucleotide window tacctttatgagtcacttcgagtgtgtgccaaatatcaaaaacagtttcacaaatggacacacgattaaactcgtttttatctaaggcacaaaacaagacattcatagcttttgcgtttaaagtgaaagtctttttctccaactcattctaatcgtttattggaagagaagacttttgaaacccattttctacaatatttcataattcaaaatccattgaaattaggaagatccacattctagtctttcaatatgtgtaatccgtcccattgaacatgggcggatgtgtaattgaatgaccctctaggttgccgataaatgccatctctcttgggtttaaaaccaaatgagagtgaacctggctctggtaccaactgttaggatcaagagcgatacaaagagggggggtgaattagtgcagtggaaaactttcgcgattttagaaaaaatattcgtttcaattaaaactgattccgacgaaaatggtttcgatttaatctgtttcggagagaagttgaacttaaaagctttcgtaaaagtgtaagagaagattaaggaggtttgcagtaatgtaaattgcataaatgaaaagcaaaccagaatttagagtggttcggtcaatgtgacctacatccactaaaaaccgaacacctctttacagtgctttttccttttcccgagtttaggagataacccttacaaggctcattcctctttcttggatggttacaaggctaagagatgaaggaggagaactctttctaacttatacaacacttttaagactcaagaattcaagataagccaatactttcgtgccctttcatgcagaaaaggatggggtttttatagacctcaatgacttcaaaattggagcaaaaaagtgtcacatcgccGGAATCcgggatactggcggtaccaccgctgtttatgggcggtactaccgtcgctgatcagacactaggcggtaccattgcataGAAATCCTGGAGCACTactttctaggcggtgccaccgccggccatgttttcaggggctgaattggcagctcaattcggcccaattcaaccctgttaagggcccagttggcccctaattaagttagtgggattacctcccaatcctaacttaatttgcgctctaactacgataactaagacataattacagCGCTTCTtgtttcggtacgtcaattgctctttcggcgtacttccggcgagcttctgacgtacttctggtgaacatccgacgaactctcggtaatgttccggcggactcccggcaagcttctcaactttacgacgatcttcttggcgagttccgacaagcttctttggcaagctcctagatttctcggttggttccgtcagaactttcgacaaacgttcggacttctgacgaactctcgaactcccaatgagatctcgatcttgactccggcacaacacctgctttatgtcttacggctatcgtagttaatcctgtacacatttctcaatatatagattagatcaaacaaattacaattgacttcatcatcaaaatccgagattcaacaatctcatcTTATCCAAAACAAGTTGCTACTGTTTTTATTTATATGCACTCGTGTACGTCTTAGAAGTCAACTTCAGAGAAAAGACTACAAGTGCATGAGATTTCTAGCAACACTAAAACTTAAAATTACAGTTTTATTCATACAAACAGAAAGGATATTTTTATAGTACTATTTAAAATACATAAAACAAGTGATATATGGCATTTCATCTATTCCATACAAGATTCTACTGCTCTTTATCTACGTTTGTTCATGCACAAATGCTATATATCTTAAAGTCCATTAATATGAAGTCTAGAAAGGATGAATATTACACAGATTTCTCACTGTATACAAAGGGGATATTTTCATGAGATTACTTAAATACACTATCAAGTGGCATATGACCAATCACTCGAGCTTCTCAACCAAGCATTATGAAAAggttaaaaaaattcatataaaatttacctttccgttgtATGTTTGATCTTCCTTTTGGTGATTCTTTAGAACTAAGATCCATGCAACTACAACCGCAAGCAAATACAAAGAATGAAATCAACTCTGCTGCTAGTTGTTGCTAGATGTCATACCAGTATCGTGCTTCTGCTTAAGGTGTGATATCTAAAACTAGTTCTCTAATCCTTAATTGCATATTCTCCAATTTCATTTCCATGTTAATCCTTGCATGAAGCTCTCCTAGGTGCGCCCTGGTTCAACACTGCTTCCCAATACACTTGTCTCAATCATGCCACAGCAATCAAGTTCAAACAAATCCTGCTCTCCATTAGTCTCGACATGTTGTCTGCTTTATGGAAGGCATAGAGAAACCTTTGTCAGACATTCATAGAGAAAGTTTAGAtgtataaaaattaaagaaacatatAACAGAATGCAAACACTAAATAACTGAATCATGAATCCAGAAAGCTAGCATAGACAGGCAATTAGTTGAGAAAATACCTTTTATcctttcaaataaaaatcataccAATGCTTTTACAGGACAATTTAGGATATTTTCAACTCAACAGATGATTCTACTAGGGACCTTGTTACAGGTTCTTGCACCACACATTGAACCAAGAATCATGGCATCTCTGTTAGCTTTTTATGCATAATTAAGTGGTCAAATCTTGTTGTAAATATCTAGAGCACTTAAATATAGAAAGGAAACCTTGAAAAAAAAAAGCCTGAGCAGCAAGCTTGGCCTCCAACTCCAAGTAAAGCCTTTGTAACCTTCAAATATCAGACAGACCCAGTTTGATGCCAATCTTGTTTTTTTCATGAGGTTGATCACTTGTTTCAGTTTTCTTACCAAACAATCCTGTATTCATAGTCTcagttaatattattaaaaaaaacttaaatcaaAATACTATCCTGTGCATGTCGGAGTTGGAAGCTTCATCTCATTTAAACCAAAGAATGTAATGGGTGTTCTGCCATCTATGTCTAGATAAGGCACTTACCAGATGGATATATGTAACCAGCTTCCTTGTGTCAAAAATGAGACCACTTCCATGTGTCATTGCAACTTGGGCAATAACACCAGAAGGGCACAAAAATTACTTAGCTAGCATCACCCTCTACACAGCTCCATCCAGGAATCTTTTTCAAACCTCCAACTCTCATCACCTACCTCAACCTCGTAACATCTTTCCATCTTCCCAATTCTGCATACATATTGTATAGAACAACATAAATACCCAGATGGATATATGTAACCGGCTTACTTGTGTCAAACATGAGACCACTTCCACATGTAGTTGCAACTTGGGCAATAACACCAGATGGGTACAAAAATTACTTAGCTAACATCACCCTCTACACAGCTCCATCCAGGAATCTTTTTCAAACCTCCAACCCTCATCACTTTCCTCAACCTCGTAACATCTTTCCATCTTCCCACCTCTGCATACACATTGGACAGAACAACATAAACACCATGgtttccaggatccaatctaagcaTTTCATTGACCACCCTCTCTGCAATGTCGATGTTCCCATGGTTCTTGCAGGCGGTCAGCAAAGCTCCTAGAACGACCACATCAGCCCCGCATTTCATTCCTTTAATTAAACGCTCAGCCTCTAATAGATTCCCGCACCGGCCAAGAAGATCAACCATGCACCCATAGTGCTCCACCTTTGGCTCAATCTTGTAGGTCTTTTCCATGGAATCAAAAATCTGGCGCCCTAGTTTGAGAAAGCCAGCATGGCAACAAGCTGACAGGACACCTACAAAAGTTACATCGTTTGGTTGGACCTGCTCCCTCTCCAACTGGTGGAACAGATCAAGAGCTGCATTGGCAAGGCCATGATGAGCCAAACCACAGATCACAGCGTTCCATGTCACTGTGTTCTTCTCTGGCATTTGCCTGAACAGCTCAAGTGCGGCTGTGATCGCACCATTCTTAGCATACATATCCACTAAAGCAGTGCCGAGAATGACTCCCACTTCTATTCCCTTCTCCCTTATAAACGAATGAATCTGCTGCCCCAAGTCCAACCCACCAGATCTAGCACAAGCCGACAGCACGGAAGCCAGAGTGGCATTGCATGGTTCGACACCCGCTCCGATCATCCGGTCAAAAAGTAAGAGAGCTTCATTGGAGCAAAAATTCTGCGCATAAGAGCTTATCATCGTGGTCCAGACGATTAGATTCTTTTCGCGCAATCCATCGAACAGCCTCCGGGCATCCCCGAGATGACCATGAACACCGTAACAGCGGACCAAGCCATTGACGACATAGGGGTCCACATGGAACCCGCGCTTGAGGACATGAGCGTGGACCTGCCGCGCGATGGAGGGGGAGGGGAGACAAGCGCAGGCCTTGAGGAGGAAAGGAAAGGTGTGCTTGCCGGAAGGGGTGCCAACCTGCAGCATCTCAGAGAAGAGGGCGACGGCAGTGGCGGGAGAGGGGGAAGCGGCGAGGGCGCGGATGAGGGTGTTCCACATGAAGGAGTTGGGGAGGGGGGTGGCGCGGAAGAGGCGGAGGGCGTGGGGAAGGTCGCCGGACGGGGAGAGGGCAGCGAAGGAAAGGAGGCGGCTTGCGGCGTAGTTGTCGGCAATGCGGGCGGAGACGATCATTTGGGCATGCACCTGTTTGAGCTGACGCATGGAAGCGCAGCGGTCGGCCAGGAGGGAGAGCGGCGGCCGTCGGGTGCGCTCgaggaaaggaggaggaggatgcagGGAGTGCAACGGCCATCGGAAGCGGGGAATCCTTCGTGGCATGTGCTTGGGGTGACGAAGGATTGTTGACCTTCGTATAAGCGCTTATATGACATATAACATTTATTGATACACTTAATATTATAAGAGGAATATCAAAATTTGATAAGAGAAATATCAAGAATTTAATATATAGTAAAGATAGATAtatctaaaggattggatttctCGAATAactcaaaatatttttcttaactaTTTAGGCCAAATAAagataaatattaattttgaattaaaacatggaaaaaatttaaaaaaaaactactGATTTTTTTTTCACATAGTGTCcctacttaaaaaatatttaaatagtacttttattttaaaaaaaagataatattaatcTTAAAAAAATCACTTGGGTACATAAAATTAAAccaaaaaaatttgatttaacttGAACCGATGCTTTTTACCATAcattgtatatccctatttcaaATTTACAATTCGATGTGACTTGTATTGTGTGACCTTTCATCTTCGATTGTCTCCCTACTCCATCGTTGTTGTTATAGTATATTTCATAGCCTCCCAGCATCGTCAACATCATGTGTCATTATGCTTAGGATCAAGTACAATTGCCTACAAGCATCGAATTTTGTCGTTGGTTATATCAACTTCTTTGAGCTTTTATTATGTTGCTGTTATAAAGAGGATTCTAGAGTTCGAGCGATTTTTGCTTCAGAGTTCCAAAACTACAGCGACAACAAACGTTATTTGCGATAGAGCTATGATGGTTCTTTAAGGTATGTTTTTATTTCtataaaaatatttgctaagaaATATGAACTTTTGGTTTATTGTGTAGCTAAGGTTTTAGTTCCACTGATGTTTACTATGTTATGAAATCTTATTGTtttattatcaatattttgagCATTCTTCATAAAATAGATTTACTGTTTAAAATGATctcaaatttttgaaaaaaacttTAAGTAGGACACTTATAGATATATGTCACTAGGTTTTcattttagagaatttttttaattttttttgtatttttgagCATATGAATAGTGTGTtagttttctattttcttcttatgttttctagttagattatttttttattaaattattaactcTAATCCATTTTAGCTTTAAATAGAAAATATTCATGTCATCAAACACTTATTATACACATAGAATGTCCAATGTTGATTTAAGCATAG belongs to Musa acuminata AAA Group cultivar baxijiao chromosome BXJ1-11, Cavendish_Baxijiao_AAA, whole genome shotgun sequence and includes:
- the LOC135583006 gene encoding pentatricopeptide repeat-containing protein At5g56310-like, which codes for MPRRIPRFRWPLHSLHPPPPFLERTRRPPLSLLADRCASMRQLKQVHAQMIVSARIADNYAASRLLSFAALSPSGDLPHALRLFRATPLPNSFMWNTLIRALAASPSPATAVALFSEMLQVGTPSGKHTFPFLLKACACLPSPSIARQVHAHVLKRGFHVDPYVVNGLVRCYGVHGHLGDARRLFDGLREKNLIVWTTMISSYAQNFCSNEALLLFDRMIGAGVEPCNATLASVLSACARSGGLDLGQQIHSFIREKGIEVGVILGTALVDMYAKNGAITAALELFRQMPEKNTVTWNAVICGLAHHGLANAALDLFHQLEREQVQPNDVTFVGVLSACCHAGFLKLGRQIFDSMEKTYKIEPKVEHYGCMVDLLGRCGNLLEAERLIKGMKCGADVVVLGALLTACKNHGNIDIAERVVNEMLRLDPGNHGVYVVLSNVYAEVGRWKDVTRLRKVMRVGGLKKIPGWSCVEGDVS